The following are encoded together in the Blautia obeum ATCC 29174 genome:
- a CDS encoding YdcF family protein produces MKARENLDYIIVLGAHVDGTRMTLALLERTRRALLYLEENPGTRAVLSGGMGDGERISEAEAMYRYLTEHGIDGGRLIREERSTNTKENLDYSLELIGSTEPAIGVVTNNFHVFRGVMIGRKCGCREIYPVPSRYRSWRLLLYIPREILAIIKDKIVGNL; encoded by the coding sequence ATGAAAGCCAGAGAGAATCTGGATTATATCATTGTACTTGGCGCGCATGTAGATGGTACAAGAATGACATTAGCCCTTCTGGAAAGAACCAGAAGGGCTTTGCTCTATCTTGAAGAAAACCCCGGGACAAGGGCTGTGCTTTCCGGAGGAATGGGAGACGGGGAACGAATCAGTGAAGCGGAGGCCATGTACAGATATCTGACAGAACATGGGATTGATGGAGGACGTCTGATCCGAGAAGAACGTTCGACCAATACCAAAGAAAATCTGGATTACAGTCTGGAGCTGATCGGCAGTACGGAGCCGGCAATTGGGGTAGTGACTAATAATTTTCATGTGTTTCGAGGTGTAATGATTGGCAGAAAGTGTGGCTGTCGGGAAATTTATCCGGTTCCGTCCAGATATCGTTCCTGGAGACTTCTTCTGTATATTCCCAGAGAGATCCTGGCAATTATCAAAGATAAAATTGTCGGAAATTTATAA
- a CDS encoding SEC-C metal-binding domain-containing protein: MSDKTILEQWREIAYNQQADRNQLQRFWANYFNIEKGIYEQLLSNPDEVVSGTVKELAEKYGQDVLTMVGFLDGINDSLKIPNPIETMDENTKVTLAFDKELLYKNMVDAKADWLYQLPQWDEIFSEEKRKELYKEQKKSGTVVKPHKIGRNDPCPCGSGKKYKYCCGK, from the coding sequence ATGAGTGATAAAACAATCTTAGAGCAGTGGCGCGAAATTGCTTACAATCAGCAGGCAGACCGCAATCAGCTTCAGAGATTCTGGGCAAACTATTTTAATATTGAAAAGGGAATCTACGAACAGCTTCTTTCCAATCCGGATGAAGTTGTAAGTGGTACAGTCAAGGAACTGGCAGAAAAATACGGACAGGATGTCCTGACTATGGTTGGTTTCCTGGATGGTATCAATGACAGTCTTAAGATCCCGAACCCGATTGAGACTATGGATGAGAATACAAAAGTCACACTTGCATTTGACAAAGAACTTCTTTACAAGAATATGGTTGATGCAAAGGCAGACTGGCTGTATCAGCTTCCACAGTGGGATGAAATCTTCTCAGAAGAAAAACGTAAAGAACTCTACAAAGAGCAGAAAAAATCCGGTACAGTTGTAAAACCGCATAAAATCGGCCGTAACGATCCTTGTCCGTGCGGAAGCGGTAAGAAATACAAATACTGCTGCGGTAAATAA
- a CDS encoding HAD family hydrolase, with amino-acid sequence MKNWKKYAAIIGVIALLAIFCLPMYFALKGDFSQKAFIASLFTVLFVAVMCYVILMLFKYLSKKKEEKPETGGIKNIIFDVGQVLVDYDWETYLDSFGFEPAKRERIAKATFQSPVWDERDRGLYEEDVYLKQFQELDPEDAEDIEKVIRGTGGTIHKRPYADTWVKYLKSKGYHVYILSNYSSYMLDHTKKELTFRREMDGEVFSCYAKQLKPDAEIYQIILNKYQLKPEECVFIDDRSENCRGAQEQGIHTICFKDFKQVTADLEKLGVK; translated from the coding sequence ATGAAAAACTGGAAAAAATATGCTGCGATCATAGGAGTGATCGCATTACTGGCGATCTTCTGCCTTCCAATGTACTTTGCGTTGAAGGGAGATTTTTCGCAGAAGGCGTTTATAGCATCGTTATTTACTGTGCTGTTTGTGGCGGTTATGTGCTATGTGATTTTGATGCTGTTTAAATACCTGAGTAAAAAGAAAGAAGAGAAGCCAGAGACTGGCGGGATAAAAAATATCATTTTTGATGTTGGACAGGTGCTGGTGGATTATGACTGGGAAACATATCTGGACAGCTTTGGATTTGAACCGGCCAAAAGGGAACGAATCGCAAAGGCAACTTTTCAAAGCCCTGTCTGGGATGAACGTGACAGAGGCTTATATGAAGAGGATGTTTATCTGAAACAGTTTCAGGAGCTGGATCCAGAGGATGCCGAGGATATTGAGAAGGTGATAAGAGGTACCGGCGGCACGATTCACAAGAGACCATATGCGGATACCTGGGTAAAATATCTGAAAAGTAAGGGATATCATGTATATATCCTGTCTAATTACAGCAGTTATATGCTGGATCACACGAAAAAGGAACTGACATTCCGCAGAGAAATGGATGGAGAGGTTTTTTCCTGTTATGCTAAGCAGCTGAAACCAGATGCGGAAATTTATCAGATAATTCTGAATAAATATCAGTTGAAACCGGAGGAATGTGTGTTCATCGATGATCGTTCGGAAAACTGCAGGGGAGCACAGGAACAGGGAATTCATACCATTTGTTTTAAAGATTTTAAACAGGTAACAGCAGATCTTGAAAAACTTGGTGTGAAATAA
- a CDS encoding adenylosuccinate synthase, with product MIKAVVGANWGDEGKGKITDMLAQEADIIVRFQGGANAGHTIVNDYGKFALHTLPSGVFYNHTTSVIGNGVALNIPVFFKEYNEVVSRGVPAPKIMISDRAQIVMPYHILFDQYEEERLGGKSFGSTKSGIAPFYSDKYAKIGFQVNELFHDDSLREKVERVVETKNILLEHLYHKPLLDPNEIFDELMKYKEMVAPYVGDVSLFLWNALKEGKEILLEGQLGSLKDPDHGIYPMVTSSSTLAAYGAIGAGVPPYEIKKVITVCKAYSSAVGAGAFVSEIFGEEADELRRRGGDGGEYGATTGRPRRMGWFDCVASKYGCRMQGTTDVAFTVLDVLGYLDEIPVCTGYEIDGKVTTEFPTTGLLEKAKPVLEVLPGWKTDIRGIKKYEDLPENCRKYIEFVEKQIGFPITMISNGPGRNDIIYRNK from the coding sequence ATGATCAAAGCAGTAGTTGGAGCAAACTGGGGAGATGAAGGTAAAGGTAAAATTACTGATATGCTCGCACAGGAAGCTGATATTATCGTAAGATTTCAGGGAGGAGCCAATGCAGGACATACGATCGTCAACGATTATGGAAAATTTGCACTGCATACACTTCCGTCTGGCGTATTTTATAACCATACAACAAGCGTTATTGGAAACGGTGTTGCACTGAATATTCCGGTATTTTTTAAAGAATACAATGAAGTTGTTTCAAGAGGCGTTCCGGCACCGAAGATTATGATCTCTGACCGAGCTCAGATTGTTATGCCATATCACATTCTGTTTGATCAGTACGAAGAGGAACGTCTGGGTGGTAAATCCTTCGGATCTACCAAATCCGGTATTGCACCGTTCTATTCAGATAAATATGCAAAAATCGGTTTCCAGGTAAATGAGCTGTTCCATGATGATTCTCTGAGAGAAAAAGTAGAGCGTGTTGTTGAGACAAAGAATATTCTTCTTGAGCATCTGTATCACAAACCGCTTCTTGATCCAAATGAAATCTTTGATGAACTGATGAAATATAAAGAAATGGTTGCTCCTTACGTTGGAGATGTATCTCTTTTCCTGTGGAATGCATTAAAAGAAGGCAAAGAGATCCTGCTTGAGGGACAGCTTGGTTCTCTGAAAGATCCGGATCATGGAATTTATCCGATGGTTACATCTTCTTCCACCCTTGCAGCTTATGGTGCTATTGGTGCTGGTGTACCGCCATATGAAATCAAAAAAGTCATTACTGTATGCAAAGCTTACTCCAGCGCAGTAGGTGCAGGTGCTTTTGTTTCCGAGATCTTCGGAGAAGAAGCTGATGAACTTAGAAGAAGAGGCGGAGACGGTGGAGAATATGGCGCAACAACAGGACGTCCGAGACGTATGGGCTGGTTTGACTGTGTTGCTTCCAAATATGGCTGCCGTATGCAGGGAACTACAGATGTTGCCTTTACTGTACTTGATGTACTTGGCTATCTGGATGAGATTCCGGTATGCACAGGATATGAGATCGATGGCAAGGTTACAACAGAATTCCCGACAACAGGTCTTCTTGAAAAAGCAAAACCGGTTCTTGAAGTACTTCCGGGATGGAAAACAGATATCCGTGGAATCAAGAAATATGAAGATCTTCCGGAGAACTGCCGCAAATATATAGAATTCGTAGAAAAACAGATCGGCTTCCCGATCACAATGATCTCCAATGGACCTGGAAGAAACGATATCATTTACAGAAACAAATAA